One genomic window of Halobacterium noricense includes the following:
- a CDS encoding DUF7333 family protein has protein sequence MEFDLPRSVVPLVVIVAIAAVALTSVMTASTVFMMVLPSMIVFSIIAFFLGMKHGEYRASS, from the coding sequence ATGGAGTTCGACCTCCCGCGCTCGGTAGTCCCACTCGTCGTTATCGTCGCCATCGCTGCGGTCGCACTTACGTCTGTAATGACTGCCTCGACGGTCTTCATGATGGTCTTACCCTCGATGATCGTCTTTTCGATCATCGCGTTCTTCCTCGGAATGAAACACGGGGAATACCGTGCCAGTTCGTAG
- a CDS encoding DUF7520 family protein: MADNQVTNGRGVVMWMYLSAVAVAGIFGYVLGIIVYGNDGPSGPLTDGGPAVQYGKIGPIVFELNPPNLAIFGLVAVGGILGLGLLAISHASRYDDATV, from the coding sequence ATGGCAGACAACCAGGTGACTAATGGGCGCGGAGTCGTGATGTGGATGTATCTCAGCGCGGTTGCCGTGGCGGGTATTTTCGGGTACGTGCTGGGGATCATCGTCTACGGGAATGATGGGCCATCGGGACCGCTTACCGACGGTGGGCCAGCAGTACAGTACGGTAAAATCGGCCCAATTGTGTTCGAACTGAACCCTCCAAATCTGGCAATTTTCGGATTGGTTGCGGTGGGTGGGATTCTCGGTCTCGGGCTTCTTGCTATCTCGCATGCTAGTCGATATGACGACGCTACCGTCTGA
- a CDS encoding transcription initiation factor IIB yields the protein MPSYPRNSEIRDTRQNEMTKSPQNQGTGERLVCPECGGQIRYNDSQREAACQSCGLVTDEQMIDHGPEWRSFTDEQRQNKSRVGAPTTPLMHDKGLSTTISWQDKDARGQYLSSRKRERLQRLRRWDERFRTKDASERNLKQAFDEIDRMASALGLPEAVRETAGILYRRAVEEGLLPGRSIEGMATAALYASARQHQTPRSPFVVETVSRVEKKRFQRAYRYLSRELSLEIEPESPDQHLPRLASSLDVTDEALRRARELLSVAQRNAVHSGKSPVGMAASALYAATYLTNEKLTQETVSSAAGVSKVTIRTRYQELLDVYAEHK from the coding sequence ATGCCGAGCTATCCGCGCAACAGTGAAATTCGGGACACTCGTCAAAATGAGATGACAAAATCACCGCAAAATCAGGGCACGGGGGAACGATTAGTCTGCCCGGAGTGTGGTGGACAGATTCGTTATAATGATTCGCAGAGAGAGGCGGCGTGTCAAAGCTGTGGCCTAGTCACCGACGAACAGATGATCGACCATGGTCCAGAGTGGCGGTCGTTTACTGACGAACAACGACAGAATAAGAGTCGGGTCGGGGCACCGACGACGCCGTTGATGCATGATAAGGGCCTCAGCACGACTATCAGTTGGCAAGACAAAGACGCACGCGGACAATATCTGTCCAGTCGCAAACGAGAGCGACTGCAACGTCTACGCCGGTGGGACGAACGATTCCGCACGAAGGATGCCTCTGAGCGGAATCTCAAACAGGCATTCGACGAAATTGATCGAATGGCATCGGCTCTCGGCTTGCCTGAGGCAGTTCGTGAGACGGCGGGTATTCTCTACCGGCGTGCCGTCGAGGAAGGGCTACTTCCGGGCCGTTCTATCGAAGGTATGGCAACCGCTGCACTGTACGCGAGCGCGCGACAGCACCAAACTCCGCGATCCCCTTTCGTCGTCGAAACGGTAAGTCGAGTTGAAAAGAAACGGTTTCAGCGAGCATACCGCTACCTCTCCCGGGAGCTTAGCCTTGAAATCGAACCGGAATCCCCGGATCAACATCTGCCGCGACTCGCGTCGTCGCTTGACGTGACCGACGAGGCACTCCGACGTGCGCGAGAACTGCTCAGCGTTGCCCAACGCAACGCCGTCCACAGTGGGAAAAGCCCAGTAGGCATGGCGGCATCCGCGCTGTACGCAGCAACGTATCTTACAAACGAAAAACTCACCCAAGAGACTGTGAGTTCAGCGGCAGGCGTGAGCAAGGTCACGATTCGAACTCGCTACCAAGAACTTCTCGATGTCTACGCCGAGCACAAGTAA
- a CDS encoding helix-turn-helix domain-containing protein gives MERRPGITQRIPRKTEGFSMVDDTATSDDQPSPELVLDALDDPDCQSILRETADPMTATELAEACDIPRSTLYRKLEQLSDAALLREHDKINPDGGRTSYYQRNFENVNITIDEDDTFSVTIEHGRQGTDERLRDIWSKMGDEL, from the coding sequence GTGGAACGGCGGCCGGGAATCACACAACGTATCCCACGAAAAACCGAGGGATTCAGCATGGTGGATGATACAGCGACGTCGGACGATCAGCCATCCCCTGAACTCGTCCTCGACGCGCTGGATGATCCTGACTGTCAATCAATACTCCGCGAAACCGCCGATCCAATGACTGCTACCGAACTCGCCGAAGCGTGTGACATCCCCCGTTCGACGTTGTACCGGAAGCTTGAACAGCTCAGTGACGCCGCACTCCTGCGGGAACACGACAAAATAAACCCTGACGGCGGGCGAACGTCGTACTATCAGCGAAATTTCGAGAACGTGAACATCACGATTGACGAGGACGACACATTCTCCGTGACAATCGAACATGGACGGCAAGGAACTGACGAACGACTTCGAGATATCTGGTCGAAGATGGGTGACGAGCTATGA
- a CDS encoding DUF7521 family protein yields MNEIMAAVVAVKALILGLGGAITYIAHRAYRRTGDPSLGLLRVGFGIVTFGALFTGIANVFYSISLAVGVLVNSTFVAAGLAVILYSLYVQD; encoded by the coding sequence ATGAACGAGATCATGGCTGCGGTTGTCGCCGTGAAAGCGCTCATTCTGGGCCTTGGAGGTGCAATTACGTATATAGCGCACAGAGCGTACCGGCGGACGGGTGACCCCTCACTCGGACTGCTTCGGGTTGGATTCGGGATTGTGACGTTCGGTGCGCTGTTCACTGGTATTGCCAACGTGTTCTATTCGATATCGCTCGCGGTCGGTGTCCTCGTCAACAGCACCTTCGTGGCCGCCGGTCTTGCTGTAATTCTGTATTCGCTGTACGTCCAAGACTGA
- a CDS encoding DUF7541 family protein: protein MSETGLSDAYPRASPWPLLVALGLVTSEVGVVFGLRPVTVGGLLLFIGSVTGILTESQHVTRPLRVIAMLSTLAAAGGLLLLRYDTNFRGVSLLIAGSIGITVGIIGSQLIRERGVA, encoded by the coding sequence ATGAGTGAAACTGGCCTGAGTGATGCTTATCCGCGCGCAAGTCCGTGGCCACTACTTGTGGCGCTCGGGCTCGTTACCTCGGAGGTAGGTGTTGTGTTCGGACTGCGCCCAGTAACTGTCGGTGGATTGCTGCTGTTTATTGGCTCTGTTACTGGGATTCTCACGGAGTCCCAGCATGTTACACGACCACTTCGTGTGATTGCTATGCTGAGTACGCTTGCAGCAGCAGGAGGACTGCTACTACTTCGCTATGATACGAACTTCCGCGGGGTGTCACTGTTGATCGCTGGGAGTATCGGCATTACAGTCGGAATTATCGGCTCTCAACTGATTCGAGAACGAGGTGTCGCATAA
- a CDS encoding heavy metal translocating P-type ATPase, translating to MTEVPEEHTGHDHPHDHDHEHSNNHNSTQDTEHNQDDSTTLQLSVPEMDCPSCAGKVQNSVKQLDAVERIDPEVTTGTLTVTFEKDHATPGDVVDRVEAAGYSVESDIGETTAEFTAPEMDCASCAGKVENAISELNGVTTYQTHPTVGKITTTLDRTRTSPEDVTDAIEGAGYEVTEATAESSETTDVASTESVWQSTRAYKTWISGVFTALGLLLGFILAGLNAELIATSSLTLSAADGFFLAAVVAGGQEIIRGGYYSLKNRNLDIDLLMSIAIAGAVGVSLGFGESLYMEAATLAFLFSVAELLERYSMDKARNSLQELMDLSPDEATVRRDGEEVTISVDEVGVGDVVVVKPGEKIPMDGEVLDGESAVNQAPITGESVPVDKVPGDEVYAGTVNEQGYLEVEVTSEAGDNTLSRIIDMVEDAQANKTEREQFVERFAGYYTPAVVVFAVLVTLASPIVFGVSWTQSLVYGLTLLVLACPCAFVISTPVSVVSGITSAAKNGVLIKGGSHLEAMGEIEAVAVDKTGTLTMGELTVTNVVPLNGNSEEDVLRCARGLESRSEHPIGDAIVDHATGRTTGEPSISDFESIPGKGVRADVDGTTHYAGKPGFFAELGFDLDHVHAATDGGVVTQKSRDLCERNSCLDLLEDVVPGLQNEGKTVVLVGTEDELEGIIAVADEIREESRFAIERLHDLGVEHVIMLTGDNERTARAITEEVGVDEFRAELLPEQKVTAIQELNNQYDGVAMVGDGVNDAPALATATVGVAMGAAGTDTALETADIALMSDDLARLPYLYELSHDANSVIRQNIWTSLGAKAAMAAAVPFGLVPIWAAVLVGDAGMTLGVTGNAMRLSRITPTEESTGEVSA from the coding sequence ATGACCGAGGTCCCGGAAGAACACACGGGCCATGATCACCCCCACGACCACGATCATGAACACAGCAACAACCATAACTCGACCCAGGACACCGAACACAACCAAGACGACAGCACGACCCTCCAGCTATCGGTTCCTGAAATGGACTGCCCGTCGTGTGCGGGCAAAGTACAGAACAGCGTCAAACAACTCGACGCGGTAGAGAGAATCGATCCGGAGGTTACGACAGGCACGCTGACAGTTACCTTCGAGAAAGACCACGCGACTCCCGGTGACGTCGTTGACCGCGTTGAGGCGGCCGGCTATAGTGTCGAGTCCGACATCGGTGAAACCACGGCGGAATTTACCGCTCCGGAAATGGACTGCGCTTCGTGCGCGGGCAAAGTCGAGAACGCCATCAGCGAACTTAATGGCGTCACCACTTACCAGACCCATCCTACGGTTGGTAAAATTACAACCACGCTCGACCGAACGCGGACCTCGCCTGAGGACGTCACGGACGCTATCGAGGGGGCAGGATACGAAGTAACCGAAGCAACAGCTGAGAGCAGCGAAACAACCGATGTCGCCTCCACTGAGAGCGTCTGGCAGAGTACACGCGCCTACAAGACGTGGATTAGCGGCGTCTTCACTGCCCTCGGACTTCTCCTTGGATTCATTCTCGCCGGCCTTAACGCTGAACTCATAGCGACGAGCAGTCTCACCCTTTCAGCAGCTGACGGTTTTTTCCTCGCGGCAGTCGTCGCTGGCGGCCAAGAAATCATTCGCGGTGGGTACTACTCGCTGAAAAACCGTAATCTCGACATCGACCTGCTGATGAGTATCGCTATTGCTGGCGCAGTCGGTGTCAGTCTTGGATTCGGCGAATCCCTCTACATGGAAGCCGCGACACTCGCCTTCCTATTCAGCGTCGCCGAACTCCTCGAACGCTACTCGATGGATAAAGCCAGGAATTCTCTCCAAGAGTTAATGGACCTCTCACCCGACGAAGCGACCGTTCGCCGTGACGGTGAGGAAGTCACGATTTCTGTCGATGAGGTTGGTGTGGGTGATGTCGTCGTGGTGAAGCCTGGTGAGAAGATTCCGATGGACGGCGAGGTTCTTGACGGCGAAAGCGCGGTCAATCAGGCCCCGATCACGGGGGAGAGCGTTCCTGTCGATAAAGTTCCTGGTGACGAAGTGTACGCTGGCACCGTCAACGAACAGGGGTATCTTGAAGTCGAAGTGACCTCGGAGGCCGGCGACAATACGCTCTCGCGGATTATCGACATGGTCGAAGACGCGCAGGCGAACAAGACCGAACGCGAGCAGTTCGTCGAACGATTCGCCGGGTACTACACGCCTGCAGTCGTTGTGTTTGCCGTCCTCGTTACCTTGGCGTCGCCGATAGTATTCGGCGTTTCGTGGACTCAGTCGCTGGTCTATGGACTTACCCTGCTCGTGCTCGCGTGTCCGTGTGCATTCGTCATCTCGACGCCTGTCTCCGTTGTCTCCGGCATTACGAGTGCCGCCAAGAACGGCGTGCTAATCAAAGGTGGGAGTCACCTCGAAGCGATGGGCGAAATCGAAGCCGTCGCCGTTGACAAGACAGGGACGCTCACGATGGGTGAACTAACCGTCACCAACGTTGTGCCACTGAACGGCAACAGCGAGGAAGACGTACTTCGTTGTGCCCGTGGCCTTGAATCTCGAAGCGAACACCCAATCGGCGATGCCATCGTTGATCACGCGACGGGCCGTACTACCGGCGAACCGTCGATCTCGGACTTCGAGAGCATTCCCGGGAAAGGTGTCCGTGCTGACGTAGACGGCACAACGCACTATGCAGGAAAGCCGGGGTTCTTCGCGGAACTCGGCTTCGACCTGGACCACGTCCACGCTGCTACTGATGGTGGTGTTGTCACCCAGAAGAGTCGAGATCTCTGTGAGCGAAATAGCTGTCTTGACCTGCTTGAAGACGTTGTCCCAGGCCTCCAAAACGAGGGAAAGACCGTCGTCCTCGTTGGTACTGAAGACGAGTTGGAGGGCATAATTGCAGTTGCCGATGAAATTCGTGAGGAGTCGAGGTTCGCTATCGAACGTCTCCACGACCTCGGTGTGGAACACGTCATTATGCTCACGGGCGATAATGAACGAACCGCCCGTGCGATCACCGAGGAAGTTGGCGTCGATGAGTTCCGCGCGGAACTCCTTCCTGAGCAGAAAGTCACAGCGATTCAAGAGCTTAACAACCAGTACGACGGCGTCGCTATGGTCGGTGACGGTGTCAACGATGCACCCGCGCTTGCTACTGCGACAGTTGGAGTTGCGATGGGTGCGGCGGGAACGGACACAGCACTAGAGACAGCGGATATTGCGTTGATGAGCGATGATCTGGCCAGACTGCCGTATCTCTACGAACTCTCTCATGACGCGAACAGTGTCATCCGTCAGAACATCTGGACAAGCCTTGGGGCGAAGGCCGCGATGGCAGCGGCCGTTCCCTTCGGTTTGGTCCCAATTTGGGCGGCTGTTCTCGTTGGCGACGCGGGAATGACGCTTGGCGTTACCGGGAACGCGATGCGGCTCTCCCGCATCACGCCGACTGAGGAGAGTACTGGCGAGGTGTCAGCATGA
- a CDS encoding DUF6735 family protein encodes MGHRALVAYERTDGQYTLHYSHWGAADLKLKHRISAESPFGGDDTDSKWAKQLLAELADGLEADAVDGYLAGEDRPSTVVEPKPRATGLTLDEIVADHLDYLHHEAFFVVSTTFEVTAYRTLWFGLQYDSETVEQGETVGNGALATVRWYDGEPVGDGHLQGQFAALKDVVGDMLDKGVFTPSTARQYLKRKLAERVGDRQELLIPTGESQAIQAD; translated from the coding sequence ATGGGACACCGCGCACTCGTTGCGTACGAACGCACAGACGGACAGTACACGCTCCACTACAGCCACTGGGGCGCAGCGGACCTCAAGCTCAAGCACCGAATCTCGGCTGAGTCGCCGTTCGGTGGCGACGACACCGACTCCAAGTGGGCGAAACAGCTGCTGGCTGAACTGGCCGATGGCCTCGAGGCAGATGCGGTCGACGGCTACCTCGCCGGCGAGGATCGACCGTCGACGGTCGTCGAGCCGAAGCCCCGCGCCACCGGGCTCACCCTCGACGAGATCGTCGCGGACCATCTCGACTACCTCCACCACGAGGCGTTCTTCGTGGTGTCGACGACGTTCGAGGTGACCGCCTATCGGACGCTGTGGTTCGGGCTCCAGTACGACTCTGAGACGGTCGAACAGGGAGAGACGGTCGGGAACGGCGCGCTCGCGACGGTGCGCTGGTACGACGGCGAGCCGGTCGGCGACGGCCACCTGCAGGGCCAGTTCGCAGCCCTCAAAGACGTCGTCGGCGACATGCTCGACAAGGGCGTCTTCACGCCGTCGACGGCGAGACAGTACCTGAAACGGAAGCTCGCTGAGCGGGTCGGGGACCGACAGGAGCTGCTCATTCCGACCGGCGAGTCGCAGGCAATCCAAGCGGACTGA
- a CDS encoding CopG family ribbon-helix-helix protein, with the protein MRTSFNIPDGVVAEFDRVWQDEGLENRSRAVREAMLEYIEAHSRLEDTSGEIVALVGFDYRHHDVIQELHAVQHDYQDVILNTSHTHQGEWCLESLFCRGSAERVRGLTYRLRDFDGVRRVKVMVIRDEEA; encoded by the coding sequence ATGCGAACGAGTTTCAATATCCCAGACGGGGTGGTCGCAGAGTTCGATCGCGTCTGGCAGGACGAGGGTCTCGAGAATCGCTCCCGGGCCGTTCGGGAGGCAATGCTCGAATATATCGAAGCCCACTCTCGGCTCGAGGATACGTCCGGCGAGATAGTCGCACTCGTCGGATTTGATTATCGACACCACGACGTTATCCAAGAACTCCACGCTGTCCAACACGACTACCAAGACGTGATTCTCAACACGAGTCACACGCACCAAGGGGAGTGGTGTCTTGAGTCGCTCTTCTGCCGCGGGTCAGCTGAGCGGGTTCGTGGCCTCACCTACCGACTCCGGGATTTCGACGGCGTTCGGCGTGTGAAGGTGATGGTCATTCGAGATGAGGAGGCGTAG
- a CDS encoding DUF7568 family protein translates to MSRITNWKRESRTPTLAYRNTETGARAVLHRAPGSYRYKWRGAILVDGYPVWSRGYETKDAKSFRNVLRDQPAPEMSCRECLNGDVVVGDKSADGAKVQRWFECRNCGYEAASRIVYGAER, encoded by the coding sequence ATGTCCCGGATCACAAATTGGAAGCGCGAGAGTCGCACACCCACACTCGCATACCGGAATACCGAGACCGGCGCTCGGGCGGTCTTACACCGAGCCCCGGGCTCGTACCGGTACAAGTGGCGTGGCGCAATCCTCGTCGACGGCTACCCGGTGTGGTCGCGGGGGTACGAGACAAAAGACGCGAAATCGTTCAGGAACGTTCTCCGCGACCAACCTGCTCCCGAGATGAGTTGTCGGGAGTGTCTGAACGGCGACGTGGTCGTCGGTGATAAATCGGCTGACGGTGCGAAGGTCCAGCGCTGGTTCGAGTGTCGGAACTGTGGGTACGAAGCGGCCTCAAGGATTGTGTACGGCGCCGAACGTTGA
- a CDS encoding DUF7567 family protein, with amino-acid sequence MSLEVIDRHSEALFEFLWCPVCGHEIFSHIPFEGVFCKHCNTQVELQESRETRGYEEAVLACFDTSTTWNLHVDEKLRRDLPDGSARVKILGAPGAYKVDWWSPDPGEDWQPVERGEFDDVDEPADVSHLA; translated from the coding sequence ATGAGTCTGGAAGTTATCGACCGCCACAGCGAAGCACTGTTCGAGTTCCTCTGGTGCCCCGTCTGTGGGCACGAGATATTCAGTCACATTCCGTTCGAAGGGGTGTTCTGCAAGCACTGCAACACACAGGTCGAACTCCAAGAATCCCGAGAGACACGCGGCTACGAGGAGGCCGTCCTCGCCTGCTTCGATACAAGCACGACCTGGAACCTCCACGTCGACGAGAAACTGCGCCGCGACCTGCCTGATGGGTCGGCGCGCGTGAAGATCCTCGGCGCACCGGGCGCCTACAAGGTCGACTGGTGGAGTCCAGACCCGGGTGAGGACTGGCAGCCGGTCGAACGTGGTGAGTTCGACGACGTCGATGAACCTGCAGACGTATCCCATCTTGCGTAG
- a CDS encoding DUF6166 domain-containing protein, with protein sequence MSRTSDTHSIEQSRPPNDCDIAYVGYRQSGQAIVEKRPGQERLTPERSLALVNHSPSGFEWGYGGSGPAQLALALLLDYTGDEAFALDHYQEFKTEVVSQLDCAGSAGRWRLTGPEIDAVLHETPGEPVAPSI encoded by the coding sequence ATGAGTAGAACTAGCGACACACATTCGATCGAACAGTCACGCCCACCGAACGACTGCGACATCGCCTACGTCGGGTATCGGCAGAGCGGGCAGGCTATCGTCGAGAAACGTCCCGGCCAAGAACGGCTCACACCAGAGCGGAGTCTCGCGCTGGTGAATCACAGTCCCTCGGGATTCGAATGGGGATATGGTGGTAGTGGTCCGGCACAACTCGCGCTCGCACTCCTCCTCGACTACACGGGAGACGAGGCGTTCGCCCTCGACCACTACCAGGAGTTCAAAACCGAGGTCGTGAGCCAGCTGGACTGTGCTGGGTCTGCTGGACGCTGGCGACTCACGGGACCCGAGATCGACGCAGTCCTTCACGAAACACCCGGTGAGCCGGTCGCACCGTCCATCTGA
- a CDS encoding DUF7389 domain-containing protein: protein MSEHTPPSRVDDESTEASEQPTRTEYVERSDVGVSLTVKLTRGTGTRDQDKITAKVKGKTLEDAREDMETLREYIHDLAEDTRQIQPEEEDG, encoded by the coding sequence ATGTCAGAACACACCCCACCATCTCGTGTAGATGACGAATCGACCGAAGCCAGTGAACAGCCGACACGAACGGAGTACGTCGAACGCAGTGACGTCGGCGTCTCCCTCACCGTGAAGCTTACTCGCGGGACTGGCACCCGTGATCAGGACAAGATTACGGCCAAAGTGAAGGGCAAGACCCTCGAAGACGCTCGCGAAGACATGGAAACCCTCCGCGAGTATATCCACGACCTCGCTGAGGATACTCGCCAGATCCAACCCGAGGAAGAAGACGGGTAA